In one window of Thermoanaerobaculia bacterium DNA:
- a CDS encoding NHLP family bacteriocin export ABC transporter peptidase/permease/ATPase subunit — MASTSESKPEKPGKYSPRSPKSKRQRTPTVLQMEAVECGAASLCMILGYFGRIVPLEECRVECGVSRDGSKANNVLKAARKFGLEAKGFKFELESLYELDYPAILFWNANHFVVLEGFKKGKACLNDPAQGPRQVTLEELDASFSGVVLTFKKTPEFKPGGEKPSLAGALRRRLRGSEVALAYVLVCGLFLVVPGLVIPTYSRIFVDEVLVANRATIIQPLMLGMAITLLLQGALTWLQRHYLLRLETKLALATSATFFQHILRLPVGYFAQRFAGEVGSRVGINDKVAGVVSGKLATTAIDCFMVVFYAALMFRYDVGLTLIVIGVALANVVAIKVVARVRTDASRKLMTDKGRLQGTSMGGLRMMETLKATGGENEFFSRWAGYQAKALRAEQQLRQISDMVSVVPTVVGTLVTASVLLFGGLKVMDGVLTVGLLVAYQALTSGFVKPLNSFVTFGSTLQELEADLNRLDDVLRYPQDPLYSRESGSPADASPDDRRLKLQGRIELRGITFGYSPLEKPLIEDFELTIEPGKRVALVGGSGSGKSTVAKLVSGLYQPWKGEILFDGVPRDRIPRRLLANSIGMVDQEIFLFDGVLRENITMWDSTVPAGRLTEACRDAAIADVIETREGGYNARVDEGGGNFSGGQRQRLEIARAMVGNPTILIFDEATSALDPATEAVIDDSLRRRGCTSIIIAHRLSTIRDCDEIIVLSRGKIVQRGTHEEMKELEGPYADLIRTH, encoded by the coding sequence ATGGCTTCGACCAGCGAGTCCAAGCCCGAGAAGCCGGGTAAGTACAGCCCCCGGTCGCCGAAGTCCAAGCGACAGCGAACGCCGACCGTCCTCCAGATGGAGGCAGTGGAGTGCGGCGCCGCCTCGCTCTGCATGATCCTCGGCTACTTCGGGCGCATCGTTCCGCTCGAAGAGTGCCGCGTCGAGTGCGGCGTGTCGCGCGACGGCTCGAAGGCGAACAACGTCCTCAAGGCGGCCCGCAAGTTCGGTCTCGAGGCCAAGGGCTTCAAGTTCGAGCTCGAGAGCCTCTACGAGCTCGACTACCCGGCGATCCTGTTCTGGAACGCCAACCATTTCGTCGTCCTCGAAGGGTTCAAGAAGGGCAAGGCCTGTCTCAACGACCCGGCGCAGGGGCCGCGCCAGGTCACGCTCGAGGAGCTCGACGCCTCCTTCTCGGGCGTCGTCCTGACCTTCAAGAAAACGCCCGAGTTCAAGCCCGGCGGCGAGAAGCCGAGCCTCGCGGGGGCGCTGCGCCGGCGCCTGCGCGGCTCGGAGGTGGCGCTCGCCTATGTGCTCGTCTGCGGGCTGTTCCTGGTCGTTCCGGGGCTGGTCATCCCGACCTATTCGCGCATCTTCGTCGACGAGGTCCTGGTAGCGAACCGGGCCACCATCATCCAGCCGCTGATGCTCGGCATGGCGATCACCCTGCTGCTGCAGGGGGCGCTCACCTGGTTGCAGCGCCACTACCTGCTGCGCCTCGAGACGAAGCTCGCGCTCGCGACCTCGGCGACCTTCTTCCAGCACATCCTGCGGCTGCCGGTGGGCTACTTCGCGCAGCGCTTCGCGGGCGAGGTCGGATCGCGCGTCGGCATCAACGACAAGGTCGCCGGGGTGGTCTCGGGCAAGCTCGCGACCACGGCGATCGACTGCTTCATGGTCGTCTTCTACGCCGCGTTGATGTTCCGCTACGACGTCGGGCTGACGCTCATCGTGATCGGCGTGGCGCTCGCCAACGTCGTGGCGATCAAGGTCGTCGCCCGCGTGCGCACCGACGCCAGCCGCAAGCTCATGACCGACAAGGGGCGGCTCCAGGGCACCTCGATGGGCGGCCTGCGGATGATGGAGACGCTCAAGGCGACCGGCGGCGAGAACGAGTTCTTCTCGCGCTGGGCCGGCTACCAGGCGAAGGCCCTGCGCGCCGAGCAGCAGCTGCGCCAGATCAGCGACATGGTCTCGGTGGTGCCGACGGTGGTGGGAACGCTCGTCACCGCATCGGTGCTGCTCTTCGGCGGCCTCAAGGTGATGGACGGCGTGCTGACGGTGGGTCTCCTGGTCGCCTACCAGGCGCTGACCAGCGGTTTCGTGAAACCGCTCAACTCGTTCGTCACCTTCGGGTCGACCCTCCAGGAGCTCGAGGCCGACCTGAACCGGCTCGACGACGTGCTGCGCTACCCGCAGGATCCGCTGTACTCGAGAGAGTCAGGGTCCCCCGCCGACGCCAGCCCAGACGACCGGCGCCTCAAGCTGCAGGGCAGGATCGAGCTCCGCGGCATCACCTTCGGCTACAGCCCGCTCGAGAAGCCGCTGATCGAGGATTTCGAGCTCACGATCGAGCCCGGCAAGCGGGTCGCCCTGGTGGGCGGCTCGGGCTCGGGAAAATCGACCGTGGCGAAGCTCGTCTCGGGTCTCTATCAGCCTTGGAAGGGCGAGATTCTGTTCGACGGCGTCCCCCGCGACCGCATTCCGCGGCGCCTGCTGGCGAACTCGATCGGCATGGTCGATCAGGAGATCTTCCTCTTCGACGGCGTCCTGCGCGAGAACATCACGATGTGGGATTCGACGGTCCCCGCCGGCCGGCTGACCGAAGCCTGCCGCGACGCGGCGATCGCCGACGTGATCGAGACCCGCGAGGGCGGCTACAACGCGCGCGTCGACGAAGGCGGCGGCAACTTCTCCGGCGGCCAGCGCCAGCGCCTCGAGATCGCGCGCGCGATGGTGGGAAACCCCACCATTCTCATCTTCGACGAGGCGACCTCGGCGCTCGATCCGGCCACCGAGGCGGTGATCGACGACAGCCTGCGGCGCCGCGGCTGCACCTCCATCATCATTGCGCACCGGCTTTCGACGATCCGGGATTGCGACGAAATCATCGTCCTCTCGCGCGGCAAGATCGTGCAGCGCGGAACCCACGAAGAGATGAAAGAGCTCGAAGGCCCCTATGCCGACCTCATCCGGACGCACTGA
- a CDS encoding NHLP bacteriocin system secretion protein, protein MQGPENLLRKASVEKLSSPEQLDMMMRVTSPMGWVAVAAIGAIILAAIVWSVTFPMPVKVDGRGFMVRGEAVREVQILAGGTIQSMEVKTGDVIETGTVVARLSMPDVEARLISARELLAGLEQQTSSSGSQTASIQGRLRGQIARLEADRAQKQKLVDRGLLTSASVAAIDQQITSLQNSLAQSMIGTGDRGLRVEDKRLEVRELESRLANDAVVRSPFPGRVVAVRAGIGQSVRPGDALLSLESTQDPMRVIGFVPLAAGKKVLNGLDVRISPSFVRVEDYGFLLGKVISVSTLPLTPEEIQRIVANDALARQYIDLNPFQVVIEPLPAETPSGFRWTSSAGPPLEVGSGTDCTIQVVVETRKPISYVIPTVKKALGLS, encoded by the coding sequence ATGCAAGGCCCGGAAAATCTGCTGCGCAAGGCCTCGGTCGAGAAGCTGTCGTCGCCCGAGCAGCTCGACATGATGATGCGCGTCACGTCGCCGATGGGATGGGTGGCGGTCGCGGCGATCGGCGCCATCATCCTCGCGGCGATCGTCTGGAGCGTGACCTTTCCGATGCCGGTGAAGGTCGACGGGCGGGGCTTCATGGTGCGCGGCGAGGCGGTGCGGGAGGTCCAGATCCTCGCCGGCGGCACGATCCAGTCGATGGAGGTCAAGACCGGCGACGTCATCGAAACCGGCACGGTGGTCGCGCGCCTCTCGATGCCGGACGTCGAAGCCCGGTTGATTTCGGCCCGCGAGCTCCTGGCCGGGCTCGAGCAGCAGACCAGCTCCTCCGGCTCGCAGACGGCCTCGATCCAGGGCCGGCTGCGCGGCCAGATCGCCCGCCTCGAAGCCGATCGCGCGCAGAAACAGAAGCTCGTCGATCGCGGACTCCTGACCTCGGCGTCGGTCGCCGCCATCGACCAGCAGATCACGAGCCTCCAGAACTCCCTCGCGCAGAGCATGATCGGCACCGGCGATCGCGGCCTCCGGGTGGAGGACAAGCGACTCGAGGTTCGCGAGCTCGAGTCGCGGCTCGCGAACGACGCGGTCGTGCGCTCGCCGTTCCCCGGCAGGGTGGTCGCGGTGCGTGCCGGCATCGGACAGTCCGTGCGACCCGGGGACGCGCTGCTGTCGCTCGAATCCACCCAGGATCCCATGCGGGTGATCGGTTTCGTGCCGCTCGCCGCCGGCAAGAAGGTCCTGAACGGTCTCGACGTGCGGATCTCCCCTTCGTTCGTGCGCGTCGAGGACTACGGCTTTCTGCTCGGCAAGGTCATCTCGGTCTCGACTCTGCCTCTCACGCCGGAGGAGATTCAACGCATCGTCGCGAACGACGCCTTGGCCCGGCAGTACATCGACCTCAACCCGTTCCAGGTGGTGATCGAGCCGCTGCCCGCGGAAACGCCCTCGGGGTTCCGCTGGACGTCGTCCGCCGGTCCCCCGCTCGAGGTCGGCAGCGGCACCGACTGCACCATCCAGGTCGTCGTCGAGACGAGGAAGCCGATCTCCTATGTCATCCCGACGGTGAAGAAGGCGCTCGGACTCTCCTGA
- a CDS encoding TolC family protein: MNAMAVPLLALLGLLALGSGAPLRGQATLLTAEEAVRRAIADNPDLAQAEQDVARRSAIVTEAESIFDPSLLADFRVDYAEEELVGSRLKSEVDRRLQLEIPPPALDEAARRLRAAIPTDVSLMNPSSCIGAATYIVVDGAQTLLCLDDNGNLLGVLDPALAVGPTLFSAVDLAEAFVGLEGLNGRIQLFADSLRATAADQIRLVSDILTGTATALRIQRDNIGDLPRDRETILLDTGVDYRIPFQNGTALISSLSLASTEDNFTDKPLDPEFGDSFVANQFRVTGGVSLEIPLGRGGGRASYAAPLVAAELAEASARSLYRHAAAERAAVALEAFWDVVAAKRRLALFEVSLSQQDRLLDATQQLIEGEQIARLDIEFNRAQRAATESSVASARRALSEARAALALEIGAFASELDVLDPGTDFAQFLDQAIEAALDAEALVQLALAERADVAAAAKRVEAESTLAAAAELDLRPQVDLRLNASYNAYHETYDTRFYEPEGFGDAFGEPWSGPSYGIALRFRLPIGNNVAQGRLLQARSATTSSEIDATELKRSIRLQVLEELSTLAAARAELAARREARLRIEETAEATMTRYQAGDLTVLDTLITEQELTRAGLDLVASEREVLSLLTRLRFSAGRLLDLPAEGDVRAARLLPLDSPLR; encoded by the coding sequence ATGAACGCGATGGCGGTCCCTCTGCTCGCCCTGCTCGGGCTGCTCGCCCTGGGATCCGGCGCACCGCTGCGAGGCCAGGCGACGCTCCTCACGGCGGAAGAGGCGGTGCGGCGTGCGATCGCCGACAATCCGGACCTGGCGCAGGCCGAGCAGGACGTGGCGCGGCGCTCCGCGATCGTGACCGAGGCGGAATCGATCTTCGATCCCTCCCTGCTCGCCGACTTTCGCGTCGACTACGCCGAGGAGGAGCTCGTCGGCAGCCGCCTCAAGTCCGAGGTCGATCGCCGGTTGCAGCTCGAGATCCCTCCCCCGGCGCTCGACGAGGCCGCGCGCCGTCTGCGCGCGGCCATCCCGACCGACGTGAGCCTCATGAACCCTTCGAGCTGCATCGGTGCGGCGACCTACATCGTGGTCGACGGCGCGCAAACCCTGCTCTGCCTCGACGACAACGGCAATCTCCTCGGTGTCCTGGATCCGGCGCTCGCCGTCGGCCCGACACTCTTCTCCGCGGTCGACCTCGCCGAGGCGTTCGTCGGGCTCGAAGGGCTGAACGGCCGGATCCAGCTCTTCGCCGACTCCCTGCGCGCCACGGCAGCCGATCAGATCCGCCTGGTTTCGGACATTCTGACCGGGACGGCGACGGCGCTCCGCATCCAGCGCGACAACATCGGCGACCTGCCGCGCGATCGCGAGACGATCCTCCTCGACACCGGGGTCGACTACCGCATCCCGTTCCAGAACGGGACCGCGTTGATCTCGAGCCTTTCGCTCGCCAGCACCGAGGACAACTTCACCGATAAGCCGCTCGATCCCGAGTTCGGCGATTCGTTCGTCGCCAACCAGTTCCGGGTGACGGGCGGCGTCTCGCTGGAGATTCCGCTCGGACGCGGCGGCGGGCGCGCCTCGTACGCCGCGCCCCTCGTCGCGGCGGAACTGGCGGAGGCTTCCGCCCGCTCGCTCTACCGTCACGCCGCTGCCGAGCGGGCAGCGGTCGCCCTCGAAGCCTTCTGGGACGTGGTCGCCGCCAAGCGCCGTCTCGCTCTGTTCGAAGTCTCTCTCTCGCAGCAGGACCGGCTGCTCGACGCGACGCAGCAGCTGATCGAGGGCGAGCAGATCGCGCGCCTCGACATCGAGTTCAATCGCGCCCAGCGCGCCGCCACCGAGTCTTCGGTGGCCTCGGCGCGGCGGGCGCTCTCCGAGGCCCGGGCCGCGCTCGCGCTCGAGATCGGCGCCTTCGCCTCGGAGCTCGACGTCCTGGATCCCGGCACCGACTTCGCGCAGTTCCTCGACCAGGCGATCGAGGCGGCGCTCGACGCCGAGGCGTTGGTCCAACTGGCGCTCGCCGAGCGCGCCGACGTCGCGGCGGCGGCCAAGCGCGTCGAGGCGGAATCGACGCTCGCAGCGGCGGCCGAGCTCGACCTCCGGCCACAGGTCGATCTGCGCCTGAACGCCTCGTACAACGCCTACCACGAGACCTACGACACCCGCTTCTACGAGCCGGAGGGCTTCGGCGACGCGTTCGGCGAACCCTGGTCGGGCCCGTCCTACGGCATCGCGCTGCGCTTCCGCCTGCCGATCGGCAACAACGTGGCGCAGGGGCGGCTCCTCCAGGCGCGCTCGGCGACGACCTCGAGCGAAATCGACGCGACCGAGCTCAAGCGCTCGATCCGTCTCCAGGTCCTCGAGGAGCTCTCGACTCTGGCCGCCGCCCGGGCGGAGCTCGCCGCGCGGCGCGAAGCCCGCCTGCGAATCGAGGAGACCGCGGAAGCGACCATGACCCGCTACCAGGCGGGCGACCTCACCGTGCTCGACACGTTGATCACCGAGCAGGAGCTGACGCGGGCCGGACTCGACCTGGTGGCATCCGAACGCGAAGTCCTGTCGCTCCTGACCCGTTTGCGCTTCTCCGCCGGACGCCTGCTCGACCTGCCGGCCGAGGGCGACGTCCGCGCGGCGCGGCTGCTGCCGCTCGATTCGCCACTGCGCTGA
- a CDS encoding TolC family protein, with translation MNFFGKRLGRAVGTSLVCAAGAATLALAAGSAGSDGYQPPRFNYGEGQINLVEAVRLTLENDPNLMLDAQDVERQRGILQENTGAFDWNLNIDLSYDYRQQRVRDSTLEREKEKRTDLAAHRDFTCAEEIRQRGELENLQRFAGGDPAATLPNDVQQQVDFLDAIIAAEDNATQRGLLAEARSNLLTRAIDAATEGVTDLANGCVELNEDVANLGPAPEEEEIASGRFDLSLSKYFRSGITLTPYMTAGYDHNQFAGRRNGYFVDRVDENGLPVTTEYGTQLRRFVNFGGKNILDLYRTEIGFDVNLPLLRGRGIESAGAFEKAAQIDLAASELVLRHGSSTSTLSTAFAYWQLYSAQQRVAVLERSLELQTRIGNLTAQLIEGDALPRVESARSAASQANARAQLEGARRDLVTARLGLARAMGLDVDGVANAPLAEGPFPITPTPEQIRALDATALSTQALDLRADRQATHELVASGKVLAEAARRDLASRLDLALSLSTAAIGEESFGNAVDRWTGPNGSFALAFDKSIGNNGQEGRYAQNEALVRQREISAIDLDRRIRIAVVEILRSLEEASAGLAAAEAAAGHFQATVDAEFEKLGLGASTLIDAILTEQQKTGSDLAVIAGQQQVALLLARLRFETGTLIDWNADGGRFAPEALVTLPGSIAAGSQP, from the coding sequence ATGAACTTCTTCGGGAAGCGGCTCGGCCGGGCTGTAGGAACCTCTCTCGTCTGCGCCGCGGGGGCGGCCACCCTGGCGCTCGCCGCTGGCTCCGCTGGCTCCGATGGCTACCAGCCGCCGCGCTTCAACTACGGCGAGGGCCAGATCAATCTCGTCGAAGCGGTGCGGCTGACGCTCGAGAACGACCCGAACCTGATGCTCGACGCCCAGGATGTCGAGCGCCAGCGCGGCATCCTGCAGGAGAACACCGGCGCGTTCGACTGGAACCTGAACATCGATCTCTCCTACGACTATCGGCAGCAGCGGGTTCGCGACTCGACGCTCGAGCGCGAGAAGGAGAAGCGCACGGACCTTGCCGCGCACAGGGACTTCACCTGTGCAGAGGAGATCCGCCAGCGCGGCGAGCTCGAGAATCTGCAGCGCTTCGCGGGCGGCGATCCGGCGGCGACGCTGCCCAACGACGTCCAGCAGCAGGTCGACTTCCTCGACGCCATCATCGCCGCCGAAGACAACGCCACCCAGCGCGGGCTGCTCGCCGAGGCGCGATCGAATCTCCTCACCCGGGCGATCGACGCGGCGACCGAAGGCGTGACCGACCTCGCCAACGGCTGCGTCGAGTTGAACGAGGACGTGGCGAATCTCGGACCGGCGCCGGAGGAGGAGGAGATCGCCAGCGGCCGCTTCGATCTCTCCCTTTCGAAGTACTTCCGCTCCGGCATCACCCTCACTCCGTACATGACCGCGGGCTACGACCACAACCAGTTCGCCGGGCGGCGCAACGGCTACTTCGTCGACCGCGTCGACGAGAACGGTCTGCCGGTCACCACCGAGTACGGCACGCAGCTGCGGCGCTTCGTCAATTTCGGCGGCAAGAACATCCTCGATCTCTATCGCACCGAGATCGGCTTCGATGTCAACCTGCCCCTGCTGCGCGGTCGCGGCATCGAATCGGCAGGCGCCTTCGAGAAGGCGGCGCAGATCGACCTCGCCGCCTCGGAGCTCGTCCTGCGCCACGGTTCGTCGACCTCGACGCTCTCGACCGCCTTCGCCTACTGGCAGCTCTACAGCGCGCAGCAGCGCGTCGCGGTGCTCGAGCGCTCGCTCGAGCTGCAGACCCGGATCGGCAACCTCACCGCTCAGCTGATCGAGGGCGACGCTCTGCCGCGGGTCGAATCCGCGCGCTCCGCCGCCTCGCAGGCGAATGCGCGCGCGCAGCTCGAGGGGGCGCGGCGGGATCTCGTCACCGCCCGCCTCGGGCTGGCCCGCGCCATGGGGCTCGACGTCGACGGCGTGGCCAACGCCCCGCTCGCCGAGGGCCCGTTCCCGATCACGCCGACGCCGGAGCAGATCCGGGCGCTCGACGCAACAGCTCTCTCCACTCAGGCGCTCGACCTGCGCGCCGATCGTCAGGCGACACACGAGCTGGTGGCATCGGGCAAGGTCCTGGCCGAAGCGGCGCGTCGCGATCTCGCCTCCCGCCTCGACCTGGCGCTGTCGCTCTCGACCGCGGCGATCGGCGAGGAGAGCTTCGGCAACGCCGTCGATCGCTGGACGGGCCCCAACGGCAGCTTCGCGCTCGCCTTCGACAAGAGCATCGGCAACAACGGCCAGGAGGGCCGGTACGCGCAGAACGAGGCCCTGGTGCGACAGCGGGAGATCTCCGCCATCGATCTCGATCGGCGGATCCGCATCGCCGTCGTCGAGATCCTCCGCTCCCTCGAGGAGGCCTCGGCCGGCCTCGCGGCTGCGGAGGCGGCCGCCGGCCACTTCCAGGCGACGGTCGACGCCGAGTTCGAGAAGCTGGGGCTCGGAGCCTCGACCTTGATCGACGCCATCCTCACCGAGCAGCAGAAGACGGGCTCGGATCTGGCGGTCATCGCCGGTCAACAACAGGTCGCTCTCCTGCTGGCGCGGCTGCGTTTCGAAACCGGAACGCTGATCGACTGGAATGCGGACGGTGGGCGGTTCGCGCCCGAAGCGCTGGTCACCCTGCCGGGCTCGATCGCCGCTGGAAGCCAGCCGTGA
- a CDS encoding GNAT family N-acetyltransferase, which produces MSRDLEFVTLEAGRELPPGLDEMTFPIYRPLLGLAPVSRHPEQGDVRLVQPVAVVARSGDRLAGLALAELPLAADDAPQASRPSQPSDTDRRPELLSLFVRPAARCAGVATALLAALERELVRRGATAIATVYTAGRPSIPALERVLEKRGWEAPRARTLSVRFPPEAALASDLFSERRMGALAGRLELFPWRDLDAASRDRIRSSHEAAPWITPALAPWRFEAAGFDPLSSIGARYRGEVVGWVLNHVVAPGTVRFTCSFLRKDLSRRGRIVPLYRESLRRLAEGGVERATFVTPVSYPNMVRFILRWIAPIAEFVGETRGSTKRLGSPSPGVRVSPGGLS; this is translated from the coding sequence ATGAGCAGGGACCTCGAATTCGTGACGCTCGAGGCCGGACGGGAGCTTCCGCCCGGCCTCGACGAGATGACCTTTCCGATCTACCGCCCGCTCCTCGGGCTGGCGCCGGTCAGCCGCCATCCCGAGCAGGGCGACGTCCGGCTGGTGCAGCCGGTCGCCGTGGTCGCGCGGAGCGGCGACCGCCTGGCGGGCCTGGCGCTGGCCGAGCTGCCGCTCGCTGCGGACGATGCCCCGCAGGCCTCCCGGCCATCCCAGCCATCCGACACCGACCGGCGCCCGGAGCTGCTCTCGCTCTTCGTCCGGCCCGCCGCGCGCTGTGCCGGTGTGGCGACCGCCCTCCTCGCGGCGCTCGAGCGCGAGCTCGTCCGGCGCGGCGCGACGGCGATCGCGACCGTTTACACCGCCGGCCGGCCTTCGATCCCGGCGCTCGAGCGGGTCCTCGAGAAGCGCGGCTGGGAAGCGCCCCGGGCCCGGACACTCTCGGTTCGCTTCCCTCCCGAGGCCGCCCTCGCTTCGGATCTCTTCAGCGAGCGCCGCATGGGCGCGCTCGCGGGGCGCCTCGAGCTCTTCCCCTGGCGCGATCTCGATGCGGCCTCGCGGGACCGGATCCGCAGCAGCCACGAGGCGGCGCCCTGGATCACCCCCGCCCTGGCACCCTGGCGCTTCGAAGCCGCCGGATTCGATCCGCTGTCGTCGATCGGGGCCCGCTACCGCGGCGAGGTCGTCGGCTGGGTGCTCAATCACGTCGTCGCGCCCGGCACCGTCCGCTTCACCTGCAGCTTCCTGCGCAAGGACCTGTCGCGCCGCGGGCGCATCGTGCCGCTCTACCGCGAATCGCTCCGCCGCCTGGCGGAGGGCGGTGTCGAGCGCGCGACCTTCGTCACGCCGGTGAGCTATCCGAACATGGTCCGCTTCATCCTGCGCTGGATCGCGCCGATCGCCGAGTTCGTCGGCGAGACGCGCGGCTCGACCAAGCGGCTCGGGAGCCCCTCGCCGGGCGTCCGGGTCTCCCCCGGCGGGCTCAGTTGA